From a region of the Tursiops truncatus isolate mTurTru1 chromosome 2, mTurTru1.mat.Y, whole genome shotgun sequence genome:
- the WDR93 gene encoding WD repeat-containing protein 93, whose product MFPAPPSVMTSPKGSRAQKLKLPTLTRKGTLEVPSPTEKDWSKDDEEDWVFKGPDQEQDSLPQPYRMINKLVNFLFDHSWEIIEERDASRKAELSRIQPTIYPPLLESKLNKMPNCMAISQDYVFIGGTKGFSIYNLYNAKRIYVWEKLKVDVTYIWATDLGSEILIASVDEMGIIRLFYFYKDGLYLIKAINEADDTSKQTTCIKMEISEGGDFAAFLLQGAGDIWLDVYKLPKESWLKEVEHPQLTINPKKKVRQLQLNTLDPMTADNLEMDINIYFRGDAKLSVPVYIMKIKPPKPVAGTTFKSPLEVFAKIEDCCGLGSGQNHFIKDSQWERQAAIFNDTFRKYLDGEWEEELLSMATFHFLLPSCIIAMPVEVKSPPGVACVIGVHWTGSHNFFLYSLNRTLKDKVDPEGVWPCAAPIAVSQLSCCCSYLVLACEDGVLTLWDLAKGLSLGVIALPERCFCQSIHFLKYFLVHEGQNMYPEGPVKSQMKCVVLCTDASLQLVAATGTQGPTLSVLVERPVKHLDEAICAVAPVQALPGMVLTFSSNGSVHLMDVAKPQIVCAFAPPRSYHLAVPWKPVFVVSLYHACFLLRGDHPDEIGSASQAKDIPNSIFYFNFEAYPLLEQISRNCTIPQANVLDDTTFPQVLPLEERCENFFQKRFQKLVKNKVKEEEYWTRLRRYSSLLQRENLNK is encoded by the exons ATGTTTCCAGCACCACCTTCTGTGATGACATCTCCCAAAGGAAGTCGAGCCCAGAAGCTGAAGCTGCCCACTTTAACACGAAAGGGGACACTGGAGGTGCCGTCCCCTACAGAGAAGGACTGGTCTAAGGATGATGAAGAGGATTGGGTCTTCAAGGGTCCAGATCAAGAGCAGGATTCCCTACCTCAGCCTTATCGAATGATCAACAAGCTAGTGAACTTTCTGTTTGACCACTCGTGGGAAATTATTGAGGAGAGGGATGCATCGAGGAAAGCTGAGCTCAGCCGCATCCAGCCCACCATCTACCCTCCACTTCTAGAAAGCAAG ctcAACAAAATGCCGAATTGTATGGCTATTTCCCAAGACTATGTGTTTATTGGAGGAACCAAAGGATTCTCCATCTATAATCTGTACAATGCTAAACGAATATATGTTTGGGAGAAACTTAAGGTTGATGTCACTTACATCTGGGCCACAGATTTGGGGAGTGAAATACTTATTGCTTCTGTGGATGAAATGG gtaTCATtagactattttatttttataaggatGGTCTTTACCTCATCAAAGCCATCAATGAAGCG GATGATACCAGCAAGCAAACCACCTGTATAAAGATGGAGATTTCTGAAGGAGGGGACTTTGCAGCCTTCCTCCTACAAG GAGCTGGGGATATTTGGCTGGATGTGTATAAATTGCCTAAGGAGTCTTGGCTCAAGGAAGTGGAGCACCCCCAACTCAccataaatccaaagaaaaaagtcagacagcTGCAACTG AACACTCTTGATCCCATGACTGCAGATAATTTAGAAATG gatataaacatttattttagaggAGATGCTAAATTGAGTGTTCCAGTTTACATAATGAAAATCAAACCACCCAAACCAGTTGCAG GTACCACATTTAAAAGCCCCCTGGAAGTCTTTGCAAAGATAGAGGATTGCTGTGGGCTGGGCTCTGGGCAGAATCACTTCATCAAGGACAGTCAGTGGGAGCGGCAGGCGGCAATCTTCAACGACACCTTCAGGAAGTACCTGGATGGGGAGTGGGAGGAGGAGCTGCTCAG TATGGCCACGTTCCACTTCCTCCTTCCTAGCTGCATAATTGCAATGCCAGTGGAAGTTAAGAGCCCCCCAG GGGTAGCCTGTGTCATTGGCGTACACTGGACTGGAAGTCACAACTTCTTCCTCTATTCACTTAACCGAACGCTGAAGGATAAAGTTG ATCCCGAGGGCGTGTGGCCCTGTGCTGCACCCATTGCGGTGTCTCAGCTCAGCTGCTGCTGCTCCTACCTGGTGCTGGCCTGCGAGGATGGTGTGCTCACACTGTGGGACCTAGCCAAAG GACTCTCTCTTGGGGTCATCGCTCTTCCTGAAAGATGTTTCTGCCAAAGCATTCACTTCCTGAAATACTTCTTAGTCCACGAAGGACAGAACATGTATCCCGAGGGGCCAGTGAAATCCCAAATGAAATGTGTGGTATTGTGTACAGATGCTTCTCTCCAACTGGTGGCAGCCACGGGGACCCAAGGACCCACCCTCAGTGTGCTGGTGGAGAG GCCTGTGAAGCACCTGGATGAAGCCATCTGTGCAGTGGCCCCAGTCCAAGCCTTACCCGGCATG GTGCTGACCTTTTCCAGCAATGGCTCTGTGCACCTCATGGATGTGGCCAAGCCGCAGATTGTCTGCGCCTTTGCTCCCCCAAGGTCCTACCACCTGGCGGTCCCCTGGAAGCCAGTATTTGTCGTGTCTTTATACCACGCGTGTTTCCTGCTCCGAG GAGACCATCCAGATGAAATTGGATCTGCCAGCCAAGCCAAAGACATCCcaaattctattttctattttaatttcgaGGCCTACCCACTCCTGGAACAAATCTCAAGAAATTGCACCATTCCTCAAGCTAATGTGTTGGAT